The nucleotide sequence AGTTTTACAAAACAATCAAAATGACGGCAAAAGAATTTTAATACCCAATGCAGAAACCAATGAAATTTCATTTTTTACATACCTTAAGCAGAATGTCGGATTAGTGGATTTAGACGCCGGATTAAGATATGATATAAAGAATATTCACACTGAAGAAATGGGAATTATTAATACAGCAAACTATTTTAAAACAATTGAAAACGATTATAAAACAATTAACGGCGCTTTAGGCGCGTCATTTACGGCAACCGAAAATTTAATAATTAAAGCTAATATTGCAACCGGATACAGAGCGCCTAATCTTGCCGAACTTTCTTCTAATGGAGTTCACGAAGGAACAACAAGATATGAACTTGGAAACGAAAATATGAAAAGCGAACAAAGTCTGCAAACTGATTTCGGTATAAACTTTCACAATAATGATTTAAATGCAAATGTGAATCTGTTTTATAATCATATAAATAATTTTATTTTTCTTCAACCGACAAATATGTTTATTGATATTAACAGAGTCTATCAATTTATGCAGAATGACGCAAACCTAAAAGGAGGCGAAATTAGTATTGATTGGAGTTTAACAAATTGTTTTGATTTAGGCGGTTCTTATTCAACGGTTATTGGTCAAAAGAGCGATGATTCATATCTTCCTTTTATGCCCGCCGATAAAATTATAGGAAGCATAAAATATCATTTGAGAGAATTAAGCTCCTTAAAGAATTTTTATATATTAGTTACGCTTAGAAATTATCTAAAACAAAATAAAGTAGCTGAGGAAGAACTTCCGACACCGGCTTACACGTTGGTCGATTTAAGCTTAGGTTCTGCAGTAAATATTTTCGATCTTGATTTTGACCTTGCAATAAACGCCACAAATTTATTGGATAAAAAATTTTTTGATCATTTAAGTTTATTAAAACCGCTTGGCATACTTAATATGGGAAGAAATATTTCGTTGGTCTTAAACGTTCCATTTTCACTATAATAAATTCATTAGCCGGTTCGGTTTTATCAATTCCGGATCGGCTTATATTACAATCTCCTTTTAAAAATAATTATTCTCTTATTATATTTAAGATTCATTTACCATTTACTTATTTAAATAAGAAAGGACAGTTTCTTGAATATTTTATTGGTATATCCGGAAATGCCTGATACTTTTTGGTCAATGAAATACGCAACAAAGGTTTTCGGTAAAAAAGCGATGTATCCGCCGCTTGGATTGATAACCATTTCAAACTTGCTTCCGTCTACTTGGAAAAAAAAATTAGTTGATCTAAATGTAACAGCACTTACAAAAGAAAATATTCTATGGGCCGATTATATTTTTATTAGCGCTATGAATGTACAGGAAGAATCAGCGAGAATAATAATTTCCGAATGCAAAAAACTTAACAAGAAAATTGTTGCCGGCGGAACATTATTTACGCATGAGTTTGATAAATTCAGTGAAGTCGATCATTTTGTATTAAATGAAGCTGAAATCACTTTACCATTATTTTTAAATGACCTAACACACAACACACTGAAAAAAATATATAGTACCGAACAATTTGCAAATGTTGAAGAAAGTCCTTTACCCGATTGGAGTCTGGTAGACGTTAAAAACTATCATTACGCTATAGTTCAATATTCGCGAGGCTGTCCATATAATTGCGATTTTTGTGATGTAACTTCTTTATTCGGCAGAAAACCAAGAACAAAAACTTCAGTACAAATCATTAATGAACTGAATGAAATTGCCAAGTATGAAAATTTTCCATTCATTCTTTTTGCTGATGACAATTTAATTGGCAATAGAAGAATATTAATGAGTGATCTTCTTCCGGCATTAATTGAATGGCGTAAGAAAAATAATCCATCTGTTTATTTTGCGACACAAGTTACTATAAATTTATCGGATGATGAAAAACTGATGAAACTTATGCTTGAAGCCGGCTTCAGACATATTTTTGTCGGTATTGAAACTCCTGATGAAACAAGTCTTTTGGAAAGCAGAAAAACTCAAAATCTTAAAAGAAATTTGCTCGATTCAATTAAGAAATTGAATGAAAATGGATTTATTGTTGTCGGAGGATTCATTGTTGGTTTCGATACTGATGACGAAGGAATTTTTCAGCGGCAAATAGATTTTATACAAGAAAGCGGAATAGTTTTAGCAACTGTAAATGTGTTAAAAGCTCCTCCCGGAACCGAACTTTACGAAAGAATGAAAAATGAAAATAGGCTAATTGATGGTTTCTCATTTCATGAAGGCGAAAGCAATTTTATTCCAAAAATGAACAAAGAGATTCTGAGTAAAGGATTTGATAAATTAATCTCAACCGTATATTCACCAAATGCTATTTTTGAAAGAAATAAAAAATTTATTTCTACATATCAATTTCCAAAAACAGAAACTAAAATCCCAAATCCTTCCATAAAGATATATTTAGTTCCGTTTTTAAGAAGCGTTTATTTAATTGGAATTAAAAGTAAATTAAGACTGCATTATTGGAAAACGATTATCTGGACTTTTATCAACAACAAAAATTTTATTGATCACGGCGTTTTCAACGGCGTTATGATTTACCAATTGCAAAAACTTTATGATAAATATAATTTTACAAAAAATAATGATTCCTTATACAGTTAATGAAAAATAAATCACCTCATTTAATTTCAGTTTTACAAGCATTACTTGTAACATTCTTGTGGTCAACATCTTTTGTTTTAATAAAGTGGGGTTTATCGGAAATTCCGCCTATTACATTTGCCGGATTAAGATATACTTTGGCGTTTTTGTGTTTTTTTCCATTCATTTTTTTCAATAAAAAATATCAAAATGAAATTAAGAAGTTAAATTCCTCTCAATGGAAAAAATTGTTTTGGCTTGGAATTTTATTTTACGCATTTACACAAGGAACGCAGTATTTGGGTTTATCTTTGCTTCCATCCGTAACTGTTAGTTTAATGCTTAACTTCACTCCAATTATTGTCGCAATATCAGGCATATTTTTATTGAAGGAAATACCAACTAACCTACAGTGGCTTGGTTCAATTTTATTTCTCTTGGGAATTTTTGTCTACTTTTTTCCAATTTCATTTATGCAAAGTGAACTTATCGGTTTAGGCGTAATGTTTATTGGAGTTTTGGCAAATTCAGCTTCAGCCGTTCTTGGAAGAGACATTAACAGAAATAAAGATATTAGTCCGCTAGTTATAACTTTTATTAGTATGGGAATCGGCGCAATTATAATGTTAATAGTTGGACTAATGAAAGACGGTTTTCCAACAATAAGCACGAATAATATTTATTATTTAATTTGGCTTGCTGTTATTAATACGGCGTTCGCATTTACATTATGGAATTTGACTTTACGACATTTATCGGCAATGGAATCAAGTATAATTAATGGAACTATGCTGATCCAAATTGCAATTTTAGCTTGGATTTTTCTTGGAGAAAAAATTACGATTCAAGAAGGAGCCGGAATGCTGATTGCGGCTGTAGGAGCATTATTTGTTCAGTTAAAAAAGAAAAGTTAAAAAATACAAACTATAAATTGGAATACCGCATTTACAAACTATGCCCTAGATTAAACAAGAAGTTTTGCTGTTTATAATTTTTTATACAATTCTTGACTTCAATTTCAATTCATTATGAATTTTTGATACTCAACAAATTATTACTGCGCGTTAAGCTTGTAAATTTTTTGATCGATCAAAAATTTTTTATTCAGCAATATTAAAATTTTGTTAAAACGTTTTTATGTAGCCAGAGTGATAATAGCAAAATGTATATTGTACTTTCTGATTTTTACTAATTTAGTGATAAAAAATTATTAAAGATATTTGTTACTTTTCATAGGAAGTCAAATTGTACAAAGGTTAAGTTTTCTGAACTTAAGCATTTATTATTTTTTTTGCATATTGAATTAGTTCTAAATTACTTTTTACCATTTCGCCATTTTCAAGATAAATTGTATCTTCCATTCCTATTCTACTGTCATATCCCCGCAATTTGGCTTCTTTTAAAATTTCCCAAGTTACCATATTAAATCCGTGTAATAATCTTCGACATTCTACATTATGATTATTCAAAACTTGTTCAATTTCATTAATTACTTGTATCGCTGAATTAATTTCTTCCGGTTCCGGTTCAATTAGAATTCTATAACAATTATTAATTAACTCACTTTCCACAAATATTTCCGCGGCTTTCTTTTCATTTAATCCGGCCTCTATTTTTATACCTTTTGATATCAACAGTTTAGATATTTCAATTGAATTATCTTCTATCATATTAACAGAAATAAAATCCGGAATATTTTCCCAATCTTTTATGTGACTTTTTCTTTTTTCAAGATCCGGTTCAATCCAATCTCCGGAACTTATTCCAATTTGTATTTCAGGAGAAATATTTTTAACCAATTCTACTAATTTATTAACATCTTTTGGCTTTAAACTTTCATTGCCATTTTCATCATAACAGTGAATATGAAAAACATTATTTCCGTTTTCAAATAAAAGTTTTACTTCGTTTTCAATTTCAATTAATGATTGAGGAATATATTGATTTTGTTTTTTTGGTCGCGCTCCATTTAGCGCAATTTTAATTAACATATTTACCTTTTATTATTTTATTATATCGCAAAATTCTGGAATTAGCCTAATAATTTCTATCCCAAAATTTAAACCTGAAGCACAGCAATATTATTTAATAACGATATGTCCAAGTTGGAGCGGTTTAATTGACAAATTTAGCGCGCATAAAGAAATATTAATTCATTTTCATTTACCAAAACGGAGCAATGAAAATTTTAACTGAATAAAATTACTATTGTATGTTCATCAAACTGTGATTTTATTTTGCGTAAATTATTTTTCAGTACCAAACCTTTTCAATTTCTTCCAGAGGTTTATTTTTTGTTTCCGGAACAAATTTCCAAGTCACCCAAATTGCCGGAAAACTTGTTAACGCAAAAATCCAAAATGTACCATGTGCTTTAATAGTTTCCAATAAAAACGGGGTGAACTGACCGACAATCCAATTAGCAACCCATAAAGATAATGTCGCGATTGCCATTGCTCTTCCTCTTATTTTTGTCGGATATATTTCCGCTAAAATTACCCAAACAACCGGTCCGAATGAAAACGCAAAACACGCAATAAAAAGTAAAATGAATATCAGCAACAAGAAACTTGAAGTAATATTCATGATAAATAAAATTCCAACAGCAATTAAAGAAACAACAGCTCCGGAAACGCCCCAAATTAACAAAGGCTTTCTGCCGAATTTATCAATTGTGTAAATTGCAACTACAGTAAAAATCACGTTCACAATTCCAATTGTAACTTGCGACCAAAAAGCATCATTTGCGCCTATACCGGCTTCACCAAGAATTTTAATTCCATAATACATTATTGCGTTTATTCCGCTGAACTGTGAAAACATCGCAAGCGAAATTCCGATTAAAAGCGGCTTTAACATTTTCTTATGAAATAAATCATTAAAATTAACTGAAGTTGTTTCGAAACTTTTTGTAATCTCAGAAATCTCCGACGCGACTTTTTTTTCACCAATGATTTTAGAAAGAATTATTTGAGCTTTATTTATTTCTTTTTTCATCAATAAATATCTTGGCGATTCGGGTACGGCAAACAAAAGCGCTAAAAATAAAATTGCGGGAAAAGTTTCAACTCCAAACATTCCGCGCCAAATTTCTTTATATAAAACCCAATTTAAAAACGAACCGTCCGCGAAAACCGAATTGGATGAACTTTCCAAAATAAAATAATTTGAAATATATGCGGCTAATATTCCAATTGTAATTGCAAGTTGATAGAGTGTAATGAGTTTTCCGCGCATGCTCGGTATTGAAATTTCCGAAATGTACATCGGGGAAATTATTGAAGCAACTCCAATTCCAATTCCGCCTACCAATCTATAAATTATTAATTCTGTATAATTTCCGCTAACCGCGCAACCAATTGCTGAAATTGAAAATAAAATTGCGGAAAGAATTAAAACTAATTTTCTTCCGAACTTATCGCTTAAGTATCCGGCAATTACAACACCAAAAATACAGCCAAGCAAAGCAATGCTTACAAACCATCCTTCAGATAACGCGTCAAGAATAAATTGACTTTTCACAAAACCGATTGTTCCTGAAATTACAGCGGTATCAAATCCGAAAAGAAATCCGCCTAATGCCGCAATAAAAGCTAAAATTGATAAATATAATTTGTTTTCACCCGACTGAATTTGCCCGTTCATAATTATCCTTATTTCAAAAATGCCTTCACTACTTTTGCTTCTTTTTTACTTTCGTTAATTAATTTATACGAATTTGCGGCGGCGGGTATTACGAAAGTTTCGGCATAATTAAATATTGTTTTCATACCGTTTTCTGTTTCAACAATAACTGATTCTCCTTCCACAAGCATGCAAACGTGAAACCGATCATCATTTTTGATTTTTACTGAACTAAAAAATTCAATTCTTTCAACATCATAAATATGAACATTATGAGTTGTAAGGTGAATAATTTTCCAATCGTTTCCTTCCGAAATTACTACCGGTTTTGCAATTAGTTCATCCTTTACTTTTTCACCTTTTCTGTTGAAATATAAATTATTATAAGCGTGCTCGATGTTTATTGGTCTTGGTTTACCATTTAAATCCAACCTAAGCCAATCATACATTTTAAAAGTGAAAATATACGGTGTATTGGAAATTTCTAAAACCAAATTGTCTTTTCCCGAACCGTGAATTGTTCCCTGAGGTATTAAGAACAGATCGTGCTTTTTAACTTCGTGAGTTTGAACGTAATTCTCAATATTTACCGGATTTGAATTTCTATAACTTTCCTCAAGTTCTTTTCTGAATTCTTCGGAATTAATTTCCTCTTGAAATCCCAAATAAACTTTAGCTTCGTTCTTTGTATCTAAAATGTAATATGATTCGTCCTGCGTAATAATTTCACCAAAATTACTTTTCATATATTCCAATCGCGGATGACACTGAACGGACAAGTTTCCTCCGTCGAATGTGTCGAGAAAATCAAAACGAATAGGAAATTCATAATTATAAATTTTACAATGTCTGCCCAGTATATTTTCATTTTCCTGAAACATTAAAAAATCAAACGATACTTCAAGAAGAAAGTTTTCGCTTTGAATTAGTATTCCGTTTTCGGGAACTATTAATTCAAATGACCAAGCATAATTTGGAACATCTTCTGCCAATCCTTTAATATTTTCTTTTATCCAATTTCCGCCCCAAGGTCCCGGCTCAAACCATGGACGAACTCTAAAATAATTTTTTGACATTTTATTTAATGAATCTCTAAAATCACTTCCTTTTATGCTCAGCAGATTATTCGGTCTTTGTGAGTCTACAATAAAATCTATTTTGGAAATAATATTTTTTTTATGTTCGTTAAGCACAAACCAATCGATAAAATAAAATCTTTTATACATTTTAGTAGGATCGAATGGAATTTCCGCTCCTAAATTCGTTATGCTTTGAGCGCGCATTCTAAATTGCAGTTCATTTTTAGGAAGATCGAGATAAACTAAAATTCCTTTCCATTTTGCCAATTCCGATCCGCAGCCGAAAATAATATTTACATTATATTTTTTTGAAGGAATAATTTTTTTGATTTTTTCATGGTTAAAAAAATCGGAAAGCATTAAATTGGTGCGTTTTCCAAAAATTGAATTTGAATCTCCAAGATCATTTTTAATCAATTCATCGATTTCATTTTCACTTTTAAGCGCCATTCTAATATCAAAAATGCCGACAGATATTTTCCTTTTTTCAAATTCAATTAAAAGATCTGAACAGAAATTTTCCCAGAATACACCAATATATCCATCAATTGTGATAGTATCGTATTTTGAAATTTCATCAACTAATGCCGCAATGCCGTCTAATATTTTTCCATCATCTATTTTGAAGGAAGGGTAAATATCATAATTTCCGGTTTCGGTTTTATTTTTATACAGAGGCAGTAAATACTGCTGTGTTTTTCTCCAGCTTGTACTTTGTAAATTTCCATCAATTTGATTCTCATCACTAGGTATTTCTGCGCTAAACGATAAATTATTTTGCATATAAAAAGAATATTAAGTTGGTATTTAAAATAAGTTAGGGAAAATAATAAAAATTAATTTGGCGAAAATAAGTTTAAAAATTAATATTTCTATAACGTTTGAATTTTTCTTAAAGTCTTTTCCTTCAACTGTTCTAAAGTTTCTTCACTAAGCATTTTGTAGGCTTCGTCTCTTATTTTCCCCCATTTATCATGAACCGGACACGGATGTTCACTGCTGCATTTAGGAAATCCTAAAACACAACTTTTAAAAACAGAATCACCGTCAATAGCTTTTACAATTTCTATTAGCTTGATATTACTGGGTCTTCGTGCTAAATAAAACCCTCCGTTTTTTCCTTTTTTAGAGCCAATAATTCCGCTTTCGGTCAATGTTTGCAGCATTTTTGAGACAAATTCTTTAGGCACTTTCAGTTCATCGGAAATATCTTTTGCATTAAAAATCAATTGGTCTTTTTTAATCGATAAAAACAAAACCGCTTGAAGAGCAAGTTCACATTTTTTTGAGAATATAACAGTCATATTAAATTCGGAAAATTATTTTTTATATAGTTAAGTTTGGGTTAAATTAAAAATAACATTTTTATTTTTAATTTTTTATATAAACATATAAAAATAATTTAATATTAAGACGTGACTTATATATATGAAAAAATCTGAAAAATTAACCAGAAAAATTGGAATGCCGCCGGGCGAAATTATATATATAGGAAATGCTGACCCCGAAAAAACAAAAATTAAACTTTATAAATATGATAAGATAAGTTTTTTTGAAAATGATTTGACAAAACTTGAAAACATAGACGAGATAAGAGATCTGAATAAAATAAATTGGCTGAATATAACCGGATTTGAAAAAATTGAACAAATAAAGAATTTAAGTAAAATTATAAACGTAAGTGAATTGCTTTTAGAAGACGCATTACATTCGGATCATATTCCAAAATATGAAGAAGGTAATGATTATTTGGCAATTATTGTAAAAAATTTCAAAGAAGAAAGTACAGAACCCAGCAATAACTGCATTATTCTTAAAGACGGACTAGTCGTTTCATTAATGGAAAACCCAACCGATATCATAAAAACAAAAATCGAGAGAATTAAAAATGGAACCGCGCGCGCTAGAAATAAAAAGGCGGATTATCTTTTTTATACTTTGCTTGATTCTTGTATAGATTCATATTACATGTATTTTGAAAATATTAGAGAAGAACTTTTTGATTTGGAAAGCTTAATACTTCACAAACGTAATGAAAATCATATAAATAAAATTTATGAATTAAACGCGAAATTTAAAACAATAAGGAAAAATCTTTTCCCGTTGAAAACCGCAATTGTTGATTTAATAGAAAGCGAAATTAATTTATTGGAAAAAAGTAACTATCATTTTTTTAATGATTGTAAAGATCATGTTAATGAACTTATAGAATACTATAACTCTTTTTCGGATAATATTCAAAGTTTGATAAATTTGAATGAAAACAATATTGTGAACAATACTAATAAGGTGATAAAAATTTTAACTATTATCGCCACAATTTTTATTCCGCTTACATTTATTGCCGGAATTTACGGAATGAATTTTAAATATATGCCAGAATTGGAATGGGAGTTTGGATATTATTTTATACTGGGAATTATGCTCGTAATAGGCGTAGGAATTTTACTAGTTATCAAATATAAAAAATGGTATTAACTAGTTGTACATAATTAACTTTTTTTAATTTCTTCCAACATTTCCATTTGTATTTGCTGAATTTCAACCATTCTTTCCCACTGTTGAATTAACAAATGATCTACCTTTTGATGAAGTTGTCTAAGTTCTAATTCAGCTTTTAAATTTATTTTATAATCCTGCTCGGCGCGCTTTCTGTCCCTGGCTTCCTGTCTATTTTGGCTCATCATAATTATCGGCGCTTGAACCGCGGCTAAACATGATAATACAAGATTTAGTAAAATGTAAGGATACGGGTCAAATGTTTTTTGAAATAATGCAATAGAATTAATAAATATCCATGTTAGAATAATTAGCGAAAATAAAATAATAAATTTCCAACTGCCGCCAAACGATGCAATAGAATCCGAAAGTCTTTCTCCAAATGAAAAACTATCGCTGAATTTCTTTTCAATATCTTCCGAAATTGGCTGGTATTCGGATAATTTATTTATTACATCATTTTCTAAATTGCTTAAATCTCCTTTTTCTTCGGTTAATATTTTTTGCAGATATGATTTTCTGAATTTTAGTAAATCTTCCCTGCAAATGAAATTATTTTTATCCCAATTGGGATATTTGGATTTTATTAACTTGGCCACCGATGGTCTAACAATAATTGCTGGTACCAATTCAACTTGAGAATCATTACGATCACAAATCTGGCACACTTTATTCAATTTTTACCTCAAGAATAATTAACGAATTATTTTCTTCAATAAAATGAGAATTGCAATTTTAAAATAAAAAGAGGTGTATTGAAAATACACCTCTGAATTAAATAATTTTATAGATTACTTAAAATAATTTATTATCTACCGCTTTATTAAAAATCCAAGTTAATTCAACCCAAGCAGGGTCACCAACGCCAGAACCTCCGCCATAATTTGAAATTTTTAATTTTGAATAATGTCCGTCTGCATCATAAAGGAAAACATAATTTGCTTCTCTATCGCTCATACTGTTTGTCCAAGTTGCATCTTTTGCAGGTGAATCGGTTCCGTCATTTAAATTTGTTGCTGATGATATTTTAAAATAAGTAGCTCTTTTCGCGCTGTTGTTCGCATTTGCGCTTTGTACTAAATATGTACTTCCATCACTGCTTGAATAATAATAAATATCAATTCCCGCATTAGATGAGCTAATGGCTGTACCGGTTGAAAGTATCAAACCGCTAGGTTGGGAAGAATTTGTTCCTGTTGTTTCATAAATTTTAATAGATTCATATTTTGTATATGTAGGTTTTAAATTAACATTTAAAGTAGCATCTTGATTGTTTACAACTTGCGCATTAATTGTAGTATCCGCATAAGTATCTAATTTTAAAGTTACCGTATATGTTCCGGCAGCTTTACCGGAAAAAGTATAGGGAGTTAAAAATCCTGAATCTGTTCCGTCTAAAAATATTTTTGCTCCGGCAGGAGTTGAGTTTACGATTAAATTTCCCTTTTCTTCAACCGGATCGGTCGTGTTGTCGCTGCATGAAATGAACGAAATTGCAAAAATTGAAAATAACACTAACATTAAAATCTTTTTCATTTATTCTCCTGATTATTTTTTTACTAAATTAAAAGTTGCTGAATTTTTATCAACTAAAGTTGTAAAAGTTCCCGAATATGTTTTTCCGTCTGCCGAAAGTTTGCCAGCATATTTTCCTTTAACTCGGCTATGCAGTTGATCAGCCATTGTTACAGATTTTGTTTCCGGATTATACGTTCCTTTTACTTCCTGATTAATTGGTGTTCGATAGCTTATTGTAATTTTACCGGAAAAATCATTACCATCTTGAGAAGTAATTGTTAAAATTGCTAATCTGCTATCCAACTTTCCCTGCCAAACGCCTACAAATTGTTTTTCATCAACGGCATTTTTTACTTCTTCAGCTGTTTTTTCAACTGCAGTTTTAACTGTGTCCACAACTTTTTCAGTTGCTTCGCCCATTTTTTCAGCGGCTTCTTTTGTCATTTCTGCTGCTTTATCTGTAGTTTCTTCAACCGTCTTTTTTGTTTCTTCCATTGTATCTTTTGCTTTATCGCAGCTTGCCAATAATAAGGCCGCACTAACAACTAAAGATAAAACAATAAATCTGTTACCCTTACTTGTTAACATATTTTTTAACATTTACTTTCCTCCTTTTGATTTTATTTTTTACCTGATGCAAAAATAATTTTTAAATTAGAGAAATCATAAATATTTTAAGTAAAACTTAATTTGACAACGAAGTCTTTTAATATGAATTTTTAAATTGTTATTATGTAGTTTCTTTAAGGTTTGGAGGATTCCAACCGACAATCGAGCCGTTTTTTATAGTTGAAAAATATGGTGAAAGCGTCGCGCCGGGTAAAGTTCTTACATTATCTTCAATTTTAATGGGACCCATTCCGGTTCCCGCGCCTATTTTACAATTGTTTCCAATCTCAATAATTCCATATCTGAATTTTCCCGAACCTTCATAAGCGTGAACCGTCAGCCTTGTAAACGCTCCCATCAGAGTATTTTCACCAATAAATATTAATTCTGGTCTAAAATGATCTAACCAAACCAGCTGCATAATTTCAGCGCCTTTGCCTACATGAATTCCCATACTGCGATACAATTTATTTTTAAGTGGTGTTCCTTTCATTAAAAATGAAACAGCAACTTTAAAAACGAGCATTGTTCTTCTGCCAAATGGAAGATTTAAAACTCTCCAATTTATCGAACCTTTTTCTTCGGGTGAGCCGAGTCCGGAAAATGTGTAATGTCTTCTAACAGGAGTTAAAAAATTTTCTAGATTTATTTTTCCTTCTTCGGTATTTGGGTTCAATGTATTTATGTTAGTTCCCGCTCCTCCCGAAGTTTTAGAAATAAAAATTTCTCTGCCTTTTTTATTTCCCAATTTGATCGCGCGTTCAATTATTTCTATTGTAACAAGTTTAATTACTTCTTC is from Ignavibacteriota bacterium and encodes:
- a CDS encoding B12-binding domain-containing radical SAM protein — encoded protein: MNILLVYPEMPDTFWSMKYATKVFGKKAMYPPLGLITISNLLPSTWKKKLVDLNVTALTKENILWADYIFISAMNVQEESARIIISECKKLNKKIVAGGTLFTHEFDKFSEVDHFVLNEAEITLPLFLNDLTHNTLKKIYSTEQFANVEESPLPDWSLVDVKNYHYAIVQYSRGCPYNCDFCDVTSLFGRKPRTKTSVQIINELNEIAKYENFPFILFADDNLIGNRRILMSDLLPALIEWRKKNNPSVYFATQVTINLSDDEKLMKLMLEAGFRHIFVGIETPDETSLLESRKTQNLKRNLLDSIKKLNENGFIVVGGFIVGFDTDDEGIFQRQIDFIQESGIVLATVNVLKAPPGTELYERMKNENRLIDGFSFHEGESNFIPKMNKEILSKGFDKLISTVYSPNAIFERNKKFISTYQFPKTETKIPNPSIKIYLVPFLRSVYLIGIKSKLRLHYWKTIIWTFINNKNFIDHGVFNGVMIYQLQKLYDKYNFTKNNDSLYS
- a CDS encoding DMT family transporter; this encodes MKNKSPHLISVLQALLVTFLWSTSFVLIKWGLSEIPPITFAGLRYTLAFLCFFPFIFFNKKYQNEIKKLNSSQWKKLFWLGILFYAFTQGTQYLGLSLLPSVTVSLMLNFTPIIVAISGIFLLKEIPTNLQWLGSILFLLGIFVYFFPISFMQSELIGLGVMFIGVLANSASAVLGRDINRNKDISPLVITFISMGIGAIIMLIVGLMKDGFPTISTNNIYYLIWLAVINTAFAFTLWNLTLRHLSAMESSIINGTMLIQIAILAWIFLGEKITIQEGAGMLIAAVGALFVQLKKKS
- a CDS encoding 3-keto-5-aminohexanoate cleavage protein produces the protein MLIKIALNGARPKKQNQYIPQSLIEIENEVKLLFENGNNVFHIHCYDENGNESLKPKDVNKLVELVKNISPEIQIGISSGDWIEPDLEKRKSHIKDWENIPDFISVNMIEDNSIEISKLLISKGIKIEAGLNEKKAAEIFVESELINNCYRILIEPEPEEINSAIQVINEIEQVLNNHNVECRRLLHGFNMVTWEILKEAKLRGYDSRIGMEDTIYLENGEMVKSNLELIQYAKKIINA
- a CDS encoding sugar porter family MFS transporter; the encoded protein is MNGQIQSGENKLYLSILAFIAALGGFLFGFDTAVISGTIGFVKSQFILDALSEGWFVSIALLGCIFGVVIAGYLSDKFGRKLVLILSAILFSISAIGCAVSGNYTELIIYRLVGGIGIGVASIISPMYISEISIPSMRGKLITLYQLAITIGILAAYISNYFILESSSNSVFADGSFLNWVLYKEIWRGMFGVETFPAILFLALLFAVPESPRYLLMKKEINKAQIILSKIIGEKKVASEISEITKSFETTSVNFNDLFHKKMLKPLLIGISLAMFSQFSGINAIMYYGIKILGEAGIGANDAFWSQVTIGIVNVIFTVVAIYTIDKFGRKPLLIWGVSGAVVSLIAVGILFIMNITSSFLLLIFILLFIACFAFSFGPVVWVILAEIYPTKIRGRAMAIATLSLWVANWIVGQFTPFLLETIKAHGTFWIFALTSFPAIWVTWKFVPETKNKPLEEIEKVWY
- a CDS encoding class I mannose-6-phosphate isomerase; translation: MDGNLQSTSWRKTQQYLLPLYKNKTETGNYDIYPSFKIDDGKILDGIAALVDEISKYDTITIDGYIGVFWENFCSDLLIEFEKRKISVGIFDIRMALKSENEIDELIKNDLGDSNSIFGKRTNLMLSDFFNHEKIKKIIPSKKYNVNIIFGCGSELAKWKGILVYLDLPKNELQFRMRAQSITNLGAEIPFDPTKMYKRFYFIDWFVLNEHKKNIISKIDFIVDSQRPNNLLSIKGSDFRDSLNKMSKNYFRVRPWFEPGPWGGNWIKENIKGLAEDVPNYAWSFELIVPENGILIQSENFLLEVSFDFLMFQENENILGRHCKIYNYEFPIRFDFLDTFDGGNLSVQCHPRLEYMKSNFGEIITQDESYYILDTKNEAKVYLGFQEEINSEEFRKELEESYRNSNPVNIENYVQTHEVKKHDLFLIPQGTIHGSGKDNLVLEISNTPYIFTFKMYDWLRLDLNGKPRPINIEHAYNNLYFNRKGEKVKDELIAKPVVISEGNDWKIIHLTTHNVHIYDVERIEFFSSVKIKNDDRFHVCMLVEGESVIVETENGMKTIFNYAETFVIPAAANSYKLINESKKEAKVVKAFLK
- a CDS encoding Rrf2 family transcriptional regulator, which translates into the protein MTVIFSKKCELALQAVLFLSIKKDQLIFNAKDISDELKVPKEFVSKMLQTLTESGIIGSKKGKNGGFYLARRPSNIKLIEIVKAIDGDSVFKSCVLGFPKCSSEHPCPVHDKWGKIRDEAYKMLSEETLEQLKEKTLRKIQTL
- the corA gene encoding magnesium/cobalt transporter CorA, giving the protein MKKSEKLTRKIGMPPGEIIYIGNADPEKTKIKLYKYDKISFFENDLTKLENIDEIRDLNKINWLNITGFEKIEQIKNLSKIINVSELLLEDALHSDHIPKYEEGNDYLAIIVKNFKEESTEPSNNCIILKDGLVVSLMENPTDIIKTKIERIKNGTARARNKKADYLFYTLLDSCIDSYYMYFENIREELFDLESLILHKRNENHINKIYELNAKFKTIRKNLFPLKTAIVDLIESEINLLEKSNYHFFNDCKDHVNELIEYYNSFSDNIQSLINLNENNIVNNTNKVIKILTIIATIFIPLTFIAGIYGMNFKYMPELEWEFGYYFILGIMLVIGVGILLVIKYKKWY
- a CDS encoding DUF1003 domain-containing protein; translation: MNKVCQICDRNDSQVELVPAIIVRPSVAKLIKSKYPNWDKNNFICREDLLKFRKSYLQKILTEEKGDLSNLENDVINKLSEYQPISEDIEKKFSDSFSFGERLSDSIASFGGSWKFIILFSLIILTWIFINSIALFQKTFDPYPYILLNLVLSCLAAVQAPIIMMSQNRQEARDRKRAEQDYKINLKAELELRQLHQKVDHLLIQQWERMVEIQQIQMEMLEEIKKS